The following are from one region of the Streptomyces fradiae genome:
- a CDS encoding FAD-dependent oxidoreductase translates to MPRPLRVAIVGAGPAGIYAADALLKSEAAAEPGVSIDLFERMPAPFGLIRYGVAPDHPRIKGIVTALHQVLDKPQVRLFGNVNYGTDLHLDDLRSFYDAVVFSTGAMFDRELRIPGVELDGSLGAADFASWYDGHPDVPRTWDLSAEKVAVLGVGNVALDIARILAKTADELLPTEIPANVYEGLKANKALEVHVFGRRGPAQAKFSPMELRELDHSPNIEVIVNPEDIDYDEGSIAERRKNKQTDMVAKTLENWAIRDVGDRPHKLFLHFFESPVEILGEDGKVVGLRTERTELDGTGNVKGTGQTTDWDVQAVYRAVGYLSDELPKLPWDTVTGTVPDEGGRVIEEGGAHLASTYVTGWIRRGPVGLIGHTKGDANETVANLLDDHANGRLLTPASPEEDAVVSFLEGKGVTYTTWEGWYKLDAAEKALGEPQGRERVKIVEREDMLRASGVDLG, encoded by the coding sequence ATGCCCCGCCCCCTCCGGGTCGCGATCGTCGGCGCCGGCCCCGCCGGGATCTACGCCGCTGACGCGCTGCTGAAGTCCGAGGCCGCCGCCGAGCCGGGTGTGTCCATCGACCTCTTCGAGCGGATGCCCGCGCCCTTCGGCCTCATCCGCTACGGCGTCGCGCCCGACCACCCGCGCATCAAGGGCATCGTCACCGCCCTGCACCAGGTGCTCGACAAGCCGCAGGTCCGCCTCTTCGGCAACGTGAACTACGGCACCGACCTCCACCTCGACGACCTGCGGTCGTTCTACGACGCCGTGGTCTTCTCCACCGGCGCCATGTTCGACCGCGAGCTGCGCATCCCCGGTGTCGAGCTCGACGGCTCCCTCGGTGCCGCCGACTTCGCCTCCTGGTACGACGGGCACCCGGACGTCCCGCGCACCTGGGACCTGTCGGCCGAGAAGGTCGCCGTGCTCGGCGTCGGCAACGTCGCCCTCGACATCGCCCGGATCCTCGCGAAGACGGCCGACGAGCTGCTGCCGACCGAGATCCCGGCCAACGTGTACGAGGGCCTCAAGGCCAACAAGGCCCTGGAGGTCCACGTCTTCGGGCGCCGCGGCCCGGCGCAGGCCAAGTTCAGCCCCATGGAGCTGCGCGAGCTGGACCACTCCCCCAACATCGAGGTCATCGTCAACCCCGAGGACATCGACTACGACGAGGGCTCCATCGCCGAGCGGCGCAAGAACAAGCAGACCGACATGGTCGCCAAGACCCTGGAGAACTGGGCGATCCGCGACGTCGGCGACCGCCCGCACAAGCTCTTCCTGCACTTCTTCGAGTCGCCCGTCGAGATCCTCGGCGAGGACGGCAAGGTCGTCGGCCTGCGCACCGAGCGCACCGAGCTCGACGGCACCGGCAACGTCAAGGGCACCGGCCAGACCACCGACTGGGACGTCCAGGCCGTCTACCGCGCCGTCGGCTACCTCTCCGACGAGCTGCCCAAGCTCCCCTGGGACACCGTCACCGGCACCGTCCCGGACGAGGGCGGCCGGGTCATCGAGGAGGGCGGCGCGCACCTCGCCTCCACCTACGTCACCGGCTGGATCCGCCGCGGCCCGGTCGGCCTCATCGGCCACACCAAGGGCGACGCCAACGAGACGGTGGCCAACCTGCTCGACGACCACGCCAACGGCCGGCTGCTCACCCCCGCCTCCCCGGAGGAGGACGCCGTCGTGTCCTTCCTGGAGGGCAAGGGCGTCACGTACACGACGTGGGAGGGCTGGTACAAGCTCGACGCCGCCGAGAAGGCGCTCGGCGAGCCCCAGGGCCGCGAGCGCGTGAAGATCGTCGAGCGCGAGGACATGCTCCGCGCCAGCGGTGTCGACCTCGGCTGA
- a CDS encoding LuxR family transcriptional regulator, giving the protein MAVAEHSATRDAVRREDWPTAYRLLHAADRRPGGRPLGPDGLTALADAAWWSGRLDEAVAARLRAHAAYVAAGDPRGAGLTAWWLSDAYQRLGRPAAAAGWLRRAHHDLDGRPDCPEQGLLAWTDTARAEEHHDPVAALAAVRRTARLAARAGSADLLALARQAEASLLLAHGRRAEGFALLDAAVAAATAGALSAAVTGRIHSLAAGQALRAGDLRRATAWADAAMAWCARQSPGPHPHAHPHPFRPLCRVHHIAVLDLHGTWTRAEEAVRLVVREAGPDARDAVAEATYILGEIQRRQGRTADAERSYARAYGLGRVPQPGLALLRLGQGRGDAALAGLRLALDCQPDPEHDRLGRARLLAALAETALALDEPATATRAVRDLETLAAPDAPLLTALAAGARGALTRDPAPLRRALALWRELRVPYEAGRIRALLATRV; this is encoded by the coding sequence ATGGCCGTCGCCGAGCACAGCGCCACACGCGACGCCGTCCGCCGCGAGGACTGGCCCACCGCCTACCGCCTCCTGCACGCCGCCGACCGGCGCCCCGGCGGGCGGCCCCTCGGGCCCGACGGGCTCACCGCGCTCGCCGACGCCGCCTGGTGGTCCGGGCGTCTGGACGAGGCCGTCGCCGCCCGGTTGCGGGCCCATGCCGCGTACGTCGCCGCCGGCGACCCGCGCGGCGCCGGGCTGACCGCGTGGTGGCTGTCCGACGCGTACCAGCGGCTCGGGCGCCCGGCCGCCGCCGCAGGCTGGCTGCGGCGGGCCCACCACGACCTGGACGGGCGGCCCGACTGCCCCGAGCAGGGCCTGCTCGCCTGGACCGACACGGCACGGGCCGAGGAGCACCACGACCCGGTCGCCGCGCTCGCCGCCGTACGCCGGACCGCCCGGCTCGCCGCCCGGGCCGGCAGCGCCGATCTGCTCGCCCTGGCCCGGCAGGCCGAGGCCTCCCTGCTGCTCGCCCACGGCCGGCGCGCCGAGGGCTTCGCGCTCCTCGACGCCGCCGTGGCCGCCGCGACCGCCGGCGCCCTGAGCGCCGCCGTCACCGGCCGGATCCACTCCCTCGCCGCCGGGCAGGCCCTGCGGGCCGGCGATCTGCGCCGCGCGACCGCCTGGGCGGACGCCGCCATGGCCTGGTGCGCCCGGCAGAGCCCGGGGCCGCACCCGCACGCCCACCCGCATCCCTTCCGGCCGCTCTGCCGGGTCCACCACATCGCGGTCCTCGACCTCCACGGCACCTGGACGCGGGCCGAGGAGGCCGTGCGGCTCGTGGTGCGGGAGGCGGGGCCCGACGCGCGGGACGCGGTGGCGGAGGCCACGTACATCCTCGGCGAGATCCAGCGGCGGCAGGGGCGTACGGCGGACGCGGAACGCTCGTACGCGCGCGCCTACGGGCTCGGCCGGGTGCCGCAGCCCGGGCTCGCGCTGCTCCGGCTCGGGCAGGGGCGCGGGGACGCGGCGCTCGCGGGGCTGCGGCTCGCCCTTGACTGCCAGCCGGACCCCGAGCACGACCGGCTCGGCCGGGCCCGGCTGCTCGCCGCGCTCGCCGAGACCGCCCTCGCGCTCGACGAGCCCGCCACGGCCACCCGGGCCGTACGGGACCTGGAAACGCTCGCCGCGCCCGACGCGCCGCTGCTCACCGCCCTGGCCGCCGGCGCGCGCGGCGCCCTGACGCGCGATCCCGCCCCGCTGCGGCGGGCCCTCGCGCTCTGGCGGGAACTGCGCGTGCCGTACGAGGCCGGCCGGATCCGCGCCCTCCTGGCGACCCGCGTCTGA